One genomic window of Streptomyces sp. NBC_01498 includes the following:
- a CDS encoding NUDIX hydrolase, protein MQWANLDEQTVYQNRWFRVNLADVELPDGRHLDHFVIRLRPVAVATAVNEANEVLMLWRHRFITDSWGWELAAGVVEDGESVETAAAREMEEETGWRPGALRHLLTVEPCNGLTDARHHLYWSDAATWTGHPQDDFESSRREWVPLKLVPDLIARGEVPAANMAAGLLMLHHLRLGGGG, encoded by the coding sequence GTGCAGTGGGCGAACTTGGACGAACAGACCGTGTATCAGAATCGCTGGTTCCGGGTGAACCTGGCGGACGTCGAGCTTCCCGACGGCCGCCATCTGGACCACTTCGTCATCCGGTTGCGTCCGGTGGCCGTCGCGACGGCGGTCAACGAGGCCAACGAGGTGCTGATGCTCTGGCGGCACCGCTTCATCACCGACAGCTGGGGCTGGGAACTCGCCGCGGGTGTTGTCGAGGACGGCGAGTCCGTCGAGACCGCGGCGGCGCGGGAGATGGAGGAGGAGACCGGGTGGCGCCCCGGCGCCCTGCGGCATCTGCTGACCGTCGAGCCGTGCAACGGGCTGACCGACGCCCGGCACCATCTCTACTGGTCGGACGCGGCCACCTGGACCGGTCACCCCCAGGACGACTTCGAGTCCTCACGCCGTGAGTGGGTCCCGCTCAAACTGGTCCCCGACCTGATCGCGCGCGGCGAGGTACCGGCCGCCAACATGGCGGCCGGTCTGCTGATGCTGCATCACCTGCGGCTGGGCGGCGGCGGGTAG
- a CDS encoding 3-hydroxybutyryl-CoA dehydrogenase, translating into MTDIERVGVVGCGQMGAGIAEVCARSGLQVRVAETTGEALEIGRTRLYNSLSKAAERGKITAETRDATLGRLSFTTDLGEFADRDLVIEAVVENEQVKTEIFQILDQVVTRADAILSSNTSSIPLVKLAVATSRPDRVIGIHFFNPAPVQRLVELIPALTTSDDTVTRAEALVRDVLGKHAIRAQDRSGFVVNALLIPYLLSAVRMFESGVAGREDIDNGMEMGCAHPMGPLKLADLIGLDTVASVADSMYAEYKEPLYAAPPLLQRMVDAGRLGRKSGSGFYPYG; encoded by the coding sequence GTGACCGACATCGAACGCGTCGGAGTGGTGGGCTGCGGCCAGATGGGCGCGGGCATCGCGGAGGTGTGCGCCCGCAGCGGCCTCCAGGTGAGGGTCGCCGAGACCACCGGCGAGGCCCTGGAGATCGGGCGCACCCGCCTGTACAACTCCCTCTCGAAGGCCGCCGAACGCGGCAAGATCACCGCGGAGACGCGCGACGCGACGCTCGGCAGGCTCAGCTTCACCACCGACCTCGGGGAGTTCGCCGACCGCGATCTGGTGATCGAGGCGGTCGTCGAGAACGAGCAGGTCAAGACGGAGATCTTCCAGATCCTCGACCAGGTCGTGACGCGCGCCGACGCGATCCTGTCGTCCAACACCTCCTCGATCCCGCTGGTCAAGCTGGCCGTCGCGACGTCCCGCCCGGACCGGGTCATCGGCATCCACTTCTTCAACCCGGCACCGGTCCAGCGGCTGGTCGAGCTGATCCCGGCCCTGACGACCTCGGACGACACGGTCACGCGCGCCGAGGCCCTCGTCCGGGACGTGCTGGGCAAGCACGCGATCCGCGCCCAGGACCGGTCCGGTTTCGTGGTGAACGCCCTGCTCATTCCCTATCTGCTGTCCGCGGTCCGGATGTTCGAGTCCGGGGTCGCCGGCCGTGAGGACATCGACAACGGCATGGAGATGGGCTGCGCCCACCCGATGGGCCCGCTGAAGCTCGCGGACCTGATCGGCCTGGACACCGTGGCCTCGGTCGCCGACTCGATGTACGCCGAGTACAAGGAACCCCTGTACGCCGCTCCGCCGCTGCTCCAGCGCATGGTGGACGCGGGGCGCCTCGGCCGTAAGTCGGGCTCGGGCTTCTACCCGTACGGCTGA
- a CDS encoding glycoside hydrolase family 10 protein, translating into MREIGRRGFVAVTAGALTSLATAGDAVAAGVRNGTTGVPAGAGAAVGSGGRHGARREMRGMWLATVVNRDWPSRPGLPAAEQRAELLKFLDTAVRRKLNTVVFQVRPTADALWPSPLEPWAECLTGVQGKDPGWDPLGTAVTEAHKRGLELHAWFNPYRVANHTDPSRLIPSHPARKHPEWVLPYGGKLYYNPGIPEVRAFVQDAMLDAVRRYDIDAVHWDDYFYPYPVAGQVFDDDAQYAQYGAGFPDKASWRRDNTDRLVRETAAKIKQIKKHVAFGISPFGVWRNKATDATGSDTQAGVQTYDDLYADTRKWVKEGWIDYITPQVYWNIGFAAADYAKLVPWWSEVVRGTGVDLYIGEALYKAGDPAQPAPWQDVAEVSRHLTLAKRYPEVGGHCYFSALECVNDKNGAFARAVADHYGSRVRPPRRG; encoded by the coding sequence ATGCGTGAGATCGGTAGAAGAGGGTTCGTGGCGGTCACGGCGGGCGCCCTCACCTCACTGGCGACGGCGGGGGACGCCGTCGCGGCGGGAGTGCGGAACGGGACGACCGGAGTGCCGGCGGGCGCGGGGGCCGCCGTCGGTTCCGGGGGCCGGCACGGGGCACGCCGCGAGATGCGCGGCATGTGGCTCGCCACGGTCGTGAACCGCGACTGGCCGTCCAGGCCCGGACTCCCGGCGGCCGAACAGCGCGCCGAACTGCTGAAGTTCCTGGACACCGCCGTCCGGCGGAAGCTGAACACGGTCGTCTTCCAGGTGCGGCCGACCGCCGACGCGCTGTGGCCGTCGCCGCTGGAGCCGTGGGCCGAGTGTCTGACCGGCGTCCAGGGCAAGGACCCGGGCTGGGACCCGCTGGGGACGGCGGTCACGGAGGCGCACAAACGCGGCCTGGAACTGCACGCCTGGTTCAACCCGTACCGCGTCGCCAACCACACCGACCCCTCCCGGCTCATCCCGAGTCACCCGGCCCGCAAGCACCCGGAGTGGGTGCTGCCGTACGGCGGGAAGCTCTACTACAACCCGGGCATTCCGGAGGTCAGGGCGTTCGTCCAGGACGCGATGCTCGACGCCGTGCGCCGCTACGACATCGACGCGGTGCACTGGGACGACTACTTCTACCCGTACCCGGTCGCGGGTCAGGTCTTCGACGACGACGCGCAGTACGCCCAGTACGGCGCGGGCTTCCCCGACAAGGCGTCCTGGCGGCGTGACAACACCGACCGGTTGGTGCGCGAGACCGCGGCGAAGATCAAGCAGATCAAGAAGCATGTCGCCTTCGGCATCAGCCCGTTCGGGGTGTGGCGCAACAAGGCCACCGACGCGACCGGCTCCGACACCCAGGCCGGGGTGCAGACGTACGACGACCTGTACGCCGACACCCGCAAGTGGGTCAAGGAGGGCTGGATCGACTACATCACCCCGCAGGTCTACTGGAACATCGGCTTCGCCGCCGCCGACTACGCGAAGCTCGTGCCCTGGTGGAGCGAGGTGGTGCGGGGGACGGGCGTCGACCTCTACATCGGCGAGGCCCTCTACAAGGCGGGCGACCCGGCCCAGCCCGCGCCGTGGCAGGACGTGGCGGAGGTCTCCCGCCATCTGACGCTGGCCAAGCGGTACCCGGAGGTCGGGGGGCACTGCTACTTCTCCGCGCTGGAGTGCGTCAACGACAAGAACGGCGCCTTCGCCCGCGCGGTGGCCGACCACTACGGCTCACGGGTACGCCCGCCGCGCCGGGGCTGA
- a CDS encoding DMT family transporter has translation MTAQNSATRPASVAVTGGTLLAAAGVLAFSLTFPATVWGLESFGPWSLVALRGVLAALIAGGFLLAVRVPVPARRHWGPLAVVAAGVVLGFPMLTTLALTTSTTAHAAVVVGLLPLTTAVFAALRTGGRPSRTFWCAAVAGAAVVIAFTLQQSGGALSTGDVYLFAALLVCAAGYTEGGRLARLMPGWQVIGWALVGCLPLSLLVAGVALTVEPVRLTAQGVTGLVWVAVGSTFFGLYVWYRGMAAIGVEKASQLQLAQPLLTLVWSVLLLGEDLATAAPPAAVAVLLCIAVTQRARA, from the coding sequence ATGACAGCACAGAATAGCGCTACTCGTCCGGCATCGGTAGCGGTGACCGGTGGCACACTCCTCGCGGCGGCGGGCGTTCTCGCCTTCTCGCTCACCTTTCCGGCGACGGTGTGGGGGCTGGAGAGCTTCGGCCCCTGGTCGCTCGTCGCGCTACGCGGCGTGCTCGCCGCGCTGATCGCGGGCGGTTTCCTGCTGGCGGTACGGGTGCCGGTCCCGGCGCGGCGGCATTGGGGTCCGCTCGCGGTGGTGGCCGCCGGGGTGGTCCTCGGCTTCCCGATGCTGACGACGCTGGCCCTCACGACGTCGACCACCGCGCATGCCGCCGTCGTGGTGGGGCTGCTGCCGCTGACGACCGCCGTGTTCGCGGCGCTGCGTACGGGCGGGCGCCCGTCGCGTACCTTCTGGTGCGCGGCGGTCGCGGGCGCGGCCGTGGTGATCGCGTTCACCCTTCAGCAGAGCGGCGGGGCCCTGTCGACCGGCGATGTGTATCTGTTCGCCGCGCTCCTGGTGTGCGCGGCGGGCTACACGGAGGGCGGCAGGCTGGCGCGGCTGATGCCGGGCTGGCAGGTGATCGGCTGGGCGCTGGTGGGCTGTCTGCCGCTGAGTCTGCTGGTCGCCGGTGTGGCGCTGACGGTCGAGCCGGTACGGCTGACGGCCCAGGGCGTGACCGGGCTGGTGTGGGTGGCGGTGGGGTCGACGTTCTTCGGTCTCTACGTCTGGTACCGGGGCATGGCGGCGATCGGCGTCGAGAAGGCCAGCCAGCTCCAGCTCGCCCAGCCGCTGCTGACGCTGGTCTGGTCGGTGCTGCTGCTCGGGGAGGACCTGGCGACGGCCGCGCCGCCGGCGGCCGTCGCCGTACTGCTGTGCATCGCGGTCACCCAACGGGCCCGTGCCTAG